The DNA segment CGCTGCCAGCAAAGTTGCAGAGTCAAAGTACTGTGTATATGCAGATTCTTTTTGGAGCTTGTGGGGAATCTACCAGCAAAACATTCTCTTTATAATTACCTCAGTGGTGTTCATGTTTTGCTACACTCATATCATGTGCAGGTTGCTTCATCCTGTGCAAAGAAGACGAAACAAAACTTTGAAACTAATTTTTATTCTCATGGTTGTTTTCCTTATTGGATGGGTACCTTACAATTTAGTGATATTTCTGCAGTCATTTTCCTACTGGCCGAGAGAAAGTGACTCATTAGCGGAAGATTGTCAATATAGCAAAAACCTGGATTACGCGCTTGAGATTACTCGACTTTTTGCCTTTTCACAATGCTGCCTTAACcctgtgttttatgtgtttgtgggGGTTAAATTCAAAACCCATTTGAAGAAAATGCTAAAGAGCTTGGGccgcaaaaaaaacaacaacagctttcGCAAGAGACAAAACCGGCACACAATAACATCGGTAACAAGTGGTGAAGAGTTTTCAGAGGCACCTTGATATTGTAAAAACCAGAACTAATACATCTTATTCATTAACAGAGTTGATTCTCAAAATGTCTCAAAAGGATTTCATTGTTCTTTGAATCTGGGATCACTTGGGAATTAACTGCCAACATGTTTTTCCAAAATGATTTTCCACAATGTTGGTGCTTTTtacatccattttctgactCTTCTTGAAAATTACTGATCAGTAACATATATCAATGCAACATGACTACTGATGTTCATCAGGTTATTGCTTGCCATTTATTATTCAGCTGAATATGTATATATTATGTATATATTAACATTTGCTAAAtagcattaaataaaaaataaaatgccaaaaataGGCTGAGCAACATAACCTGTTACTTACAATGCTGCATCTTTGTGAAACTGCAGTTGGTTTCCTAATGTCTTTAGCCATCAGTGGTCAAAGCATGCACACATATTCAAGAGGTTTATTGTCATCATAAACATCATAATGAAGTGCGGTCTATATGATTTTAAACCAGAAGAGCTGGTTTGACTGTCTCAGAAACTTTTTGAGATATCTGGGATTAAGACATATTTTTTGGAGTTTACAGATaatggtataaaaaaaaaaagcacaaattgAAATGAATGGTAGTTACTAACAACAGAAACCTATGATAGTAACTCAAACAGCCTCGTTCAGATGATGGGATCATAAAGACTTCAAGTTGTTCTGGGGTTGGAGTGCAGTCGTATCATTTACTGGAAGCTGCAACTGAAACAAGAAGAATAGAAAAGTGGGAAACTTCTGTTTAACCTCGATCGTGTGTAATatgttgtaatattttgtaatatgttgtaatatattttgtttaatcAAGTTTGCTTCATGTACTTATCTGTGGTTATAGTTTCTGACCAAACTCTTCTATGATAAAGAACCTTTTATTGCTGTAGcaatttcatttgtgttttgatCTGCTGATTATGCTGTACATAGTATTACAGATATATCTGTGTCACTTTGGTTATCCATGATAAATTTCACGATCACTTTGGGagcacttaaaaaaatatatgtttccAGTTTTCAGCCAAACATAACAACAGAGTATTGGGAATACTGCTTATTTTCATATTCTAATATCATCAGCATTATTCTTTTgctttacaaaataataaacaaaagaagacaCACAGTTATTTTTGTGTTAGTTTTGGCTAGTGCTGCATGCTTGTAGTCTGTTACATGTTTAATAAAAgtatggaaaaaatattaaaatatacttttaattttgtttaagtTGGATTTTCAATGCAGAAAAACAAGTTGCCCATCGTTTttggcatgttttttttgtttgttaagacGGCCTCTCTGACTTAATGTgaaacaaaaagaggaactgTTAGTTTAGTCAAGACCATCACAGCTATCTGACCAGAGTGCAATTCAACACCAGACTTGACAGCTGATTTTTGAGGTAAgttgctgtatttttttctcctaaGTTGGACTTCACTGCTCCCAGTTACTAACATAATAtacaaagattaaaactaaaatgaagaatttctgttattttatagAGAACTGCTCAGTTAATTCCTTTAATTACATTGTAAGAAtctagttttttgtttgttttctagaaAATTGACAGTGGAAACCAACTTCACAATGAGTGACCATGGACTGAGTGGTGCTGTATATCTTTGTGAGACTGACTTTCCAAATTTTACTGGCCCTTTCTTCATCTTGATCTTTATCATCAGTGTCATAGGCAATGGCCTCCTCTTATGTGTTCTCTTCATCTATGAGAAACTGAAAACTGTGACAAATATTTTCATCCTGAACCTGGCCTGCTCTGATTTGATCTTCACCATCACACTTCCATTTTGGGCTGTTGATCATTTACACCACTGGGTCTTTGGGGACTTTGCCTGCAAATTCCTGACTGCTGCATACTTTGTTGGGCTGTACAGCAGTGTCATTCTGCTGACTGCCATGACAGTGGATCGTTTCATTACTGTGGTGCTGCACAACCGGCTGAGCAAGTATGCTATAAGGCAGAGGTGTGGAGTTGGTGCCTGTATATCTGCCTGGGTCATCAGCATCTCAGCATCCCTGAGTGATGCTATGACAGTAAAAGTGGTAGACCTGGACAATTTTACCTATTGCGAGCCTAAATTTGATGACAAGCTTGGACATTATCTCCAAGTATCACTGCTATTCTTCCTCCCATTTGCCATCATTATTTTCTGCTATTCTGCCATCCTCAAGACAGTTTTACAAGCTTTAAACAGAAAGAAGCACAGGGCTGTAGCTGTGCTGTTGTGTATTGTTGCAGCCTTCTTCTTTTGCTGGGGGCCATACCATATTATGCTTTTAATTAAATCTCTTGATAAACTGATAGGTTGTAAGGCAGAGGAACGGTTAGAATTTGCCTACCATATTTGTGAAATGCTTGCCTATTCTCACTGCTGTATGAACCCTCTGCTGTATATGCTCTCACAGAAGATGCGAAAGCATCTGTTGAATCTTTTGCGCTGCAAAAAACTGTGCAggaagaacagagagagagacacagctCTCAGTTCTGTTAGTCAGAAAGCAGTTTTCATAGCTGCGAGTTCTGCTATAAACTTGGAACTGCACAACGATCGGTTAAACAGCCACTTGTGAAGTTAAACATTGACTCAATCTGTAAATATTCTTATTTAATTTGACATCTTTTATATGTTCTCCTGAATTTAAATACAAattacatgcatttttaattttaatgtgccaagtaaaagtaaaatgtatGTGTTTAAGAATCTGCACTTTTCTACTGCACTTTTACTAGCAATgctgtttttgtaaaaaaaaataaaatgttgctgAAATCCAGTGAAGCTGTTTTCACTTCTCTATTCTCTCTACACATGTCATGATAGGCTAGATGGAAAAAATGCAATGAAAGCAAATTTCTGTGGTCATATTAGTATGAGGTGTAAGTGTATTTAAACAATCactgagagaaacacagagtGCACACACAAGGTAGGCTCTTCTTggctgttttttctcttttgaattAGATGATAAAACTCATGAGAAATGATtcatgtaataataaaatattaatatttattatttattataacaacaaagtatttttgatttattattaacaGTAATAAATGTTGTGACAGAAATATAGGAAATGTAAGGAAATGTAGGAATATGGAGTGGAATTTGATATTACTGCGATATGAATTAACCAgagaatattaaataaaacttcaGTGCTGTTATGCAAGCAACATATGTTGTGACCATTTTCTTCACTGGTTCACAATAACCGATGTGGACTTGCTTTATTTGCCATTCATCTCTGATGTCATATCATTCtgattaaacacattttatttaaaatggttTATTTTGAGACGAAATTCAGtatcttctgttttttattcCATATTCTTGTTTCTACATTTAATTTTTCCTGAATGCTGTTGAAGGCATGAATATTATGCTGCTCAACTTTATGATCATTGGTTCTGAACTGCATTAGTTTTTATCTTGACTAACATATTTGTACCAAAATGCATTAATTATGTTACtatatataaacaaaaaaaacatcttcacAGTAtaagatagtttttttttcatttcctcaaCAGTACTTTCATCACAAGACCTAAACAAGTAAATCATGGCCTTGGACAGTGACAGTTATGATTACATACACTTTAATGAAACTCTAAGCAGCGAGACCGAGTATGACATTAAGATACCAGAACTTCACTATCCTGCTGCTGTCAACAGTCTCGTCTTCCTCATCAGCCTGCCTGCAAACAGCTTCCTGTTGTGGGTCCTCCGGACGGAACGAGCTTGGAAGATCACATCGGATATTTTACTTCTTCAGCTCACAGTTTCTAACCTCTGCTTCACTGTGACATTGCCTTTTGCAGCCTGTAATGCACTCCATGGGTGGGTCTTTGGAGAGTGGGCCTGTGGAGTAGCTGCAGGGATTTATTATCTGGGACTGTTCACTGCCGTGGTGATCCTCACTGCCATGTCTTTGCATTGTTATGTTACTGTGGTTCAGCCTTGGTGCTTGTCTGCACAGGCCTTAGGAAAATATGGTGTTCTCATAGGTAGCATTGTGATGTGGCTGGTGTGTGCTGCTGCAAGCATTAAACTGGCTGTGAGTGGTAGAGTCATCGAATTCGCTGACCTGAAAGTGTGTGTAAATTTGGTGGAGTCACTAACCATGAAACTCATCGACCTCTAcacacagatttttcttttctttctcattccTGTCCTTATCACTTCATTCTGTTATGTTCACATGTGGATAATGGCAAAGCAGGGCAGGATAAACAGCCAACAACTGCCTTCAAAATTGATTTTAGGCATAACTGTCAGTACTTTTCTATGCTTGGCTCCTTACAGCATCCACATGTTTATACAGTCCTTGCTACTATTGGATTTTTATGAGTACACACATGAACTGATATATGCATTGCACTATGCTTGGTTGATCATTCATCCCATCACTCACATCTACTGCTGCTTTATCCCTTTGGTGCATTTAATAGGAGTACAGAGGTTTAGGAGGTATCTTCCCATGCCGTGCAGTACATTATCACCGTGCAGAGATGAGACTAAAACTGACAGTCCAATGGCATTCATCCTTCTCCAAAATGCGGAAGAAATTTGAATTTACTGTACAATGCATGCATTAGGATGAGATGGGTAGATGCTTGAGAAGTTATTAGATAAATTAGCTGAACTTAATATAGTACAAGCaacagtaacaacaacaaaaagtggGCAGCACCTATTAATGATAGAGTTTGACTTTTGTTGCTGCCAAAGGGGTGTACCACAAAGCAAGATTAATGGCTTAGTGAGTTTTATGTTATgaaagtgacttttttttttacctggctaaatcaccatggtaacatgCTGAACACACAACCAGTGAAAGTTGATAACCACCTTTGTAATACTAATTATGTCCCACTgtggttttcagttttgttgagCCAGGTAAGACAAAGAAAGCCAACATTCTCCTAGTATACATCTTTGGTACAGAGTGGTTCAaaatggcaaataaataaaaaataactcaattagTCAAGCTTTATAGAAAGACAAATGCTACAACTGGTGTTTCATCCACAGAAAATTCAGGGTGTTCTGTGGTTAGACTGGGATTCTACCAGTTACTGCAAAGGTGTCCATCatataaagagaaacagaagtGACAATTTCAGTTTGACATTGTGTAATGTGTTGTGTTTCAATACGTTTTCTTAATGTTTTTAACTGTGTTATATACTTTCTGATCAGAATCTTCTATTTTATACTTGTACTACTCCAAAATGATCAGTTGATTATACTGTACATCGTATTAGTGATACTGTAGATTGGTCACTATGATTACATGtgttacattttctgttgtCAAAGAAATCACTTTCAAAGTTATTTTTTATACATTTGATATTAtgattattttcacattttagttCATGTAAAGTATTCTCAatgaatttgatttaaaaaaataaaacaaacttttttatCTTGTGGAAGTTTATTTAATATGAAAGAGATACCTTTTAATATTTTCTTAAcaacatattttctttttcaacaaGCGAGCAACTAGCAAATAAATAAGCAAATTCCACTTTGACCTGTTGACTTGAGAGGTTGATTTT comes from the Oreochromis aureus strain Israel breed Guangdong linkage group 18, ZZ_aureus, whole genome shotgun sequence genome and includes:
- the LOC116315294 gene encoding chemokine XC receptor 1-like isoform X2; its protein translation is MDSVDTTTTSLDSTPYSYDYDYDELCNKTGVIQFGAIFTPVFFSIVVILSIFGNILVLVVLVKFENLKSLTNTFILNLAVSDLFFTASLPFWAYYNMHGWTLGEHACKIVNFIFCLGFYSSGILLILMTAHRYIAVINPLSDIVSTTGYYSIVASAIIWVVSILVSSLAFAASKVAESKYCVYADSFWSLWGIYQQNILFIITSVVFMFCYTHIMCRLLHPVQRRRNKTLKLIFILMVVFLIGWVPYNLVIFLQSFSYWPRESDSLAEDCQYSKNLDYALEITRLFAFSQCCLNPVFYVFVGVKFKTHLKKMLKSLGRKKNNNSFRKRQNRHTITSVTSGEEFSEAP
- the LOC120434352 gene encoding chemokine XC receptor 1-like isoform X2 — encoded protein: MSDHGLSGAVYLCETDFPNFTGPFFILIFIISVIGNGLLLCVLFIYEKLKTVTNIFILNLACSDLIFTITLPFWAVDHLHHWVFGDFACKFLTAAYFVGLYSSVILLTAMTVDRFITVVLHNRLSKYAIRQRCGVGACISAWVISISASLSDAMTVKVVDLDNFTYCEPKFDDKLGHYLQVSLLFFLPFAIIIFCYSAILKTVLQALNRKKHRAVAVLLCIVAAFFFCWGPYHIMLLIKSLDKLIGCKAEERLEFAYHICEMLAYSHCCMNPLLYMLSQKMRKHLLNLLRCKKLCRKNRERDTALSSVSQKAVFIAASSAINLELHNDRLNSHL
- the LOC120434352 gene encoding C-C chemokine receptor type 8-like isoform X1, with product MALDSDSYDYIHFNETLSSETEYDIKIPELHYPAAVNSLVFLISLPANSFLLWVLRTERAWKITSDILLLQLTVSNLCFTVTLPFAACNALHGWVFGEWACGVAAGIYYLGLFTAVVILTAMSLHCYVTVVQPWCLSAQALGKYGVLIGSIVMWLVCAAASIKLAVSGRVIEFADLKVCVNLVESLTMKLIDLYTQIFLFFLIPVLITSFCYVHMWIMAKQGRINSQQLPSKLILGITVSTFLCLAPYSIHMFIQSLLLLDFYEYTHELIYALHYAWLIIHPITHIYCCFIPLVHLIGVQRFRRYLPMPCSTLSPCRDETKTDSPMAFILLQNAEEI